One genomic region from Metallosphaera tengchongensis encodes:
- a CDS encoding cbb3-type cytochrome c oxidase subunit I, producing the protein MVSREEVRRTDQEKLIEWATKYQEVLERESKRSVFIKVLYTEEYKTLSIKLLLTAVVWFFIGGAFALFLRAQSGLSSTGVPVVLDPSYYFQAMTNHVMDMVFGLAFTAVFSLAFYVVPALNGSRLVKWPKVANFGFWLNNFALFLMNLGGIQNQYLFTFLNPLQASPTWYIGYGLMVVGEWMEMVSVIGTSFEGRVQGRLVPTAIGFIVMDMIMMALANISVFIADMWSLFSPIGGLNIYLFGIPNAEVWKGLFWFADHPLVYFAPYTLTGATIAIAPLYARRPMYSVRFTRWLIPTLFVLGSSVYVHHIVDDPWPLILRDIFAQTSTALIAVPFAALWLLFFITLGDPRKIKWDPGFAFIFAGAVWNIIGGIQAEPTNPTPALDPTIHNTGWIFGHFHIMLAIYSVGGLLGVLYVVGPYLFGKKWYSTKLGWMHFWGWQAGMGLFAIASSEGGFFGLIRREVAWAGFYEPYYQLLMIGGWLAGFATIIFAYNLVLTLLYGEKMPKTDIDLWAVQTIALERYGMRREGYKEEELPVALPADGMIRMEESNGISAGSPVGTKAVSASTSLEAEGQDKLTSLDNLK; encoded by the coding sequence ATGGTTAGTCGTGAGGAGGTTAGACGCACAGATCAGGAAAAGCTAATTGAATGGGCAACCAAATACCAGGAGGTGTTAGAAAGAGAATCCAAACGATCAGTATTTATAAAAGTTCTCTACACTGAGGAGTACAAAACTTTAAGCATAAAATTACTACTAACGGCTGTAGTTTGGTTCTTCATCGGAGGAGCTTTCGCCCTATTTTTAAGGGCGCAATCTGGCCTTTCTAGTACAGGAGTACCGGTCGTGTTAGATCCTTCCTACTATTTCCAGGCTATGACCAACCACGTTATGGACATGGTTTTTGGTCTAGCGTTCACTGCGGTGTTTTCGCTGGCTTTCTATGTAGTGCCGGCTCTGAACGGTAGTAGGTTGGTAAAGTGGCCTAAGGTCGCTAACTTCGGCTTTTGGCTTAATAACTTTGCACTGTTTTTGATGAACCTAGGCGGAATCCAGAATCAGTACTTGTTCACTTTTCTAAATCCATTACAAGCTTCACCGACGTGGTACATAGGGTACGGGTTAATGGTTGTCGGCGAATGGATGGAAATGGTATCGGTAATAGGGACGAGCTTCGAAGGTAGGGTCCAAGGGAGGCTAGTCCCCACTGCCATTGGGTTCATCGTGATGGACATGATAATGATGGCGCTGGCAAACATTTCCGTGTTCATAGCGGACATGTGGAGCCTGTTCTCCCCCATAGGTGGGTTGAACATCTACCTGTTCGGAATTCCCAACGCTGAGGTATGGAAGGGGCTTTTCTGGTTCGCCGACCACCCACTGGTGTACTTCGCGCCATATACTCTTACAGGCGCGACTATTGCTATAGCTCCACTCTATGCCAGAAGACCAATGTATAGCGTGAGGTTTACCAGGTGGCTGATACCTACGCTCTTTGTGCTGGGTTCAAGCGTTTACGTACACCACATTGTTGACGACCCTTGGCCACTCATACTCAGGGACATATTTGCCCAAACTAGTACGGCCCTTATAGCAGTACCGTTCGCCGCCCTATGGTTGCTCTTCTTCATAACTCTGGGAGATCCTAGGAAGATAAAGTGGGATCCTGGGTTTGCGTTCATCTTTGCTGGCGCTGTCTGGAACATCATAGGAGGTATTCAGGCAGAGCCAACTAATCCAACTCCTGCACTAGACCCGACAATACACAATACTGGATGGATATTCGGACACTTCCACATAATGCTAGCAATATACTCAGTAGGAGGTCTTCTTGGGGTATTGTATGTCGTAGGACCTTATCTATTTGGAAAGAAGTGGTACAGCACTAAGCTAGGGTGGATGCACTTCTGGGGATGGCAAGCTGGAATGGGACTTTTCGCTATCGCATCAAGCGAGGGTGGTTTCTTCGGCCTAATAAGGAGGGAAGTAGCGTGGGCAGGGTTCTACGAGCCTTACTACCAGCTCTTAATGATTGGCGGATGGTTAGCAGGGTTCGCTACCATAATCTTCGCCTACAACCTTGTGTTGACCTTACTGTACGGGGAGAAGATGCCTAAGACTGACATAGACCTGTGGGCTGTACAGACCATTGCCCTCGAGAGGTACGGAATGAGGAGGGAAGGGTACAAGGAAGAGGAGTTACCAGTAGCTCTACCTGCTGACGGTATGATAAGGATGGAAGAGAGCAACGGAATATCTGCAGGTTCTCCAGTGGGAACTAAAGCAGTCTCCGCATCTACTTCGTTAGAAGCTGAGGGGCAAGATAAACTAACTAGTCTAGACAACCTGAAATGA
- a CDS encoding quinol oxidase, with amino-acid sequence MKRGTVIALFFVLVIVAIISLEVQYSTYDYLGFNPNFVSDHIPAGEGVVHAEFSNALGSYKGPYVIIYVTGQQWHWDFYPHDKVYTNLTVVPVGEPVVFVIHSVDVFHEFFVQSATSNFTIPLSIGAEAVPGYYSYLVYVFPQPGLYHVACAEYCGTAATGLGHSWLVGTIVATSNATYASLLTGGVMPQGTWDPYVNSSG; translated from the coding sequence GTGAAGCGTGGAACCGTAATAGCTCTGTTCTTCGTTCTAGTTATAGTAGCAATAATATCTCTAGAAGTCCAATATAGCACGTACGACTATTTAGGTTTCAATCCAAACTTCGTATCAGACCACATTCCAGCTGGTGAGGGCGTAGTCCATGCAGAGTTTTCTAACGCCTTAGGGTCTTATAAGGGACCCTACGTAATAATATATGTTACAGGGCAACAGTGGCACTGGGACTTCTATCCCCACGATAAGGTTTACACTAATCTCACGGTTGTACCAGTCGGAGAGCCTGTCGTTTTCGTGATACACAGTGTAGACGTATTCCATGAATTCTTCGTACAAAGCGCCACTTCTAACTTCACAATTCCGTTAAGCATAGGCGCAGAGGCTGTCCCAGGGTACTATTCCTATCTGGTCTACGTTTTCCCCCAGCCAGGTCTATATCACGTAGCGTGTGCTGAATACTGCGGCACTGCTGCCACTGGGTTAGGACATTCTTGGTTAGTGGGCACAATAGTAGCGACCAGTAACGCAACTTATGCCTCTCTGCTCACTGGTGGCGTGATGCCCCAAGGGACTTGGGATCCATATGTTAACTCTTCAGGGTGA
- a CDS encoding ethylbenzene dehydrogenase, which yields MANGNNVKTLLILGFIFMIVLVGVAYGADVLLNAASSASNTVTAYYVPNAQLNEGTPGDEAFWETIPWSSVPLEPTVPVPNGISGHTTIVYVKAAWTYVQGVPYIFVLMKAPVVGQESWLACPERTPQGQLWQPFTLVLPDGWYVVNVSYSASNEGVASVYTLPASEQMGYPPGQALTNPITIYVYNQSGKLYGQIMGAIDPYGNPLNNGNPINITTINLNYNGTPVTSLSQFLSLGLNGTTWFQDTYNLFYPEDTAGYVSLFYNNTYMYPERLAIMWLLGGVPNSWTQVAYTPHMMPGTSGALSAGQAELWVLNDNPRANNTQDSGYPGPTFFSRTSPPAYIHHRRYKDPLNLGYLPNQGLIADLYVNGSSIYYIGGNYQTAFPSIDNPHISPWSVANGKANVSQLWNPSVVATGFDFVNSPTGPYMIAEFARTFTTYGVSGGQGESHYQIQLQPGQTYHVAFAVFQGGSGESVDFKAISFWWNLYIQPDNQSSISFLPLFLIGSSILTPAMAFILLNPGMMQEMSLRLVPIIRQVRQIGNEQRFRH from the coding sequence ATGGCAAACGGAAATAATGTTAAAACTCTCCTCATCTTAGGTTTTATTTTTATGATAGTCCTCGTTGGAGTAGCTTATGGGGCAGACGTCCTCTTAAACGCGGCTTCCAGTGCCTCAAATACAGTAACTGCGTATTACGTTCCTAACGCGCAGTTAAATGAAGGAACTCCAGGAGACGAGGCTTTTTGGGAAACCATCCCGTGGAGCTCAGTCCCTCTTGAACCTACTGTACCGGTACCTAATGGAATATCGGGTCATACAACGATTGTATACGTTAAGGCTGCATGGACATATGTCCAAGGAGTACCTTACATCTTCGTGCTTATGAAAGCTCCAGTAGTAGGGCAGGAGTCATGGCTAGCTTGTCCCGAGAGAACACCACAGGGACAGCTTTGGCAGCCGTTCACACTAGTGTTACCTGATGGCTGGTACGTGGTGAATGTTTCGTATTCAGCCAGCAATGAGGGAGTGGCATCAGTTTACACGCTGCCTGCTTCTGAACAAATGGGATATCCACCAGGCCAGGCCCTAACTAACCCAATTACCATATACGTTTACAACCAGTCTGGTAAGCTGTACGGTCAAATAATGGGGGCCATAGATCCCTATGGGAACCCACTAAACAATGGTAACCCAATTAATATAACTACTATTAATTTAAACTACAATGGCACACCTGTGACTTCACTATCTCAGTTCCTATCGTTAGGTCTAAATGGTACCACGTGGTTCCAGGATACGTATAATTTGTTCTATCCTGAGGACACTGCTGGATATGTATCGTTATTTTACAACAACACTTACATGTACCCAGAAAGGTTGGCAATAATGTGGCTACTGGGAGGTGTACCCAATTCTTGGACCCAGGTTGCCTATACTCCTCACATGATGCCTGGAACTTCCGGTGCACTTTCCGCAGGACAAGCCGAGTTATGGGTCTTAAATGATAACCCAAGGGCTAATAATACACAGGACTCAGGATACCCTGGACCTACATTCTTCAGTAGGACATCCCCGCCAGCATATATTCATCATAGGAGGTACAAGGATCCCCTTAACCTAGGATATCTACCTAACCAAGGTCTAATAGCTGACCTATATGTTAACGGGTCATCAATTTACTACATAGGAGGAAACTACCAGACTGCCTTCCCATCAATTGACAACCCTCACATTTCTCCATGGTCAGTAGCTAACGGTAAAGCTAACGTTTCTCAACTTTGGAATCCCTCAGTAGTAGCTACTGGTTTCGACTTCGTTAACTCCCCCACAGGTCCCTACATGATTGCAGAGTTCGCGAGGACGTTCACGACTTACGGCGTGTCCGGAGGACAAGGTGAGTCGCACTATCAGATCCAATTACAGCCTGGTCAGACCTATCACGTGGCGTTTGCGGTATTCCAGGGAGGCTCTGGAGAGTCTGTAGACTTTAAGGCCATATCCTTCTGGTGGAACCTATACATACAGCCTGACAATCAGAGTTCCATTTCATTCCTACCCTTATTCCTTATTGGTAGTTCTATATTGACTCCTGCTATGGCGTTCATACTACTTAATCCAGGGATGATGCAAGAAATGTCCCTAAGGCTAGTACCAATAATAAGACAAGTAAGGCAGATTGGAAATGAACAGAGATTTAGGCATTAA
- a CDS encoding SepZ protein: MAGVKTVRRVLGAVIAAIGVTAWVSDLFLVQTLPYSEFANDSFVAIVPLSGAVLVAGGTLLGLWS; encoded by the coding sequence ATGGCAGGAGTAAAGACTGTAAGAAGGGTTCTCGGAGCAGTAATAGCAGCAATTGGAGTAACTGCGTGGGTATCGGACTTGTTTTTGGTGCAAACGCTACCTTATTCTGAGTTCGCCAATGATTCGTTTGTAGCTATAGTTCCACTATCGGGTGCAGTGTTAGTAGCTGGAGGAACTTTACTCGGACTATGGAGTTGA
- a CDS encoding DUF1404 domain-containing protein translates to MPKPSNIYLFLGLALVVASINPFSLQISSSQEVAKFSFDMTLVWGAGLIGIWLAKVIYSKGGRLGSSFLDFNYRTRGLFLSWLIGGSIVTFWYIPGPFALSVVSPSIRALQLITFIIAGLVSGIGWDGMPKVWKSITIFAVFSMMATMAEVFLEMGTYYAVDVYRPYSVSQLVETSYFLFAMAFIPSTYYMVKILRDLDIF, encoded by the coding sequence ATGCCCAAACCAAGTAATATATATCTTTTTCTAGGACTTGCCCTTGTGGTTGCGAGCATTAATCCCTTCTCTCTTCAGATTTCCTCGTCTCAGGAAGTGGCAAAGTTCTCGTTTGATATGACCCTAGTGTGGGGAGCAGGTCTTATAGGGATATGGCTCGCTAAGGTGATATATAGTAAGGGCGGTAGACTCGGGTCGAGCTTTCTAGACTTTAACTATAGGACGAGGGGTCTCTTCCTATCATGGTTGATAGGCGGTTCAATAGTCACGTTTTGGTATATACCTGGACCTTTCGCCTTGAGCGTTGTCAGTCCGTCGATAAGGGCGCTTCAATTGATTACCTTTATCATAGCAGGTTTAGTGTCTGGAATCGGATGGGACGGTATGCCTAAAGTATGGAAGAGCATAACGATTTTTGCGGTGTTCAGCATGATGGCAACTATGGCAGAGGTGTTTTTAGAAATGGGTACATACTACGCTGTGGATGTGTATAGACCGTACTCAGTGTCCCAGTTAGTTGAGACATCGTATTTTCTATTTGCTATGGCTTTCATACCTTCAACTTACTATATGGTGAAGATATTAAGGGATCTAGATATATTTTAA